From the Lacipirellulaceae bacterium genome, the window GTCGGTTAGACCGCTGTAATCGTCGAAGTCAATCAAAGTCTTCAATCCATACTGCACACCCGTGCCGGCGGTCGTGGCTGTGCGAAGCTGAATGTCCGCTCCGTAGTAGTATTTGAGGATATCGAGGTAAGAGACGCTGTTGTCAGAAAGATAGTCCGCACCGTTTTGGCTCTTGGCTCCTCGGTTGGGCCAGTTGGGGTTGGAGACCGTGCCTTGGAATCCCAAGGGCGTCCCCATGTTGAATCCTGCATGGTCGCCACTGTCGTAGGTGTAGGTAACCCATTGCTCAGTGCTGGTCGGGTCGGAATCGCCTGGATCGACGATCACGCCAGGATTATTCACGTTGAACGGGCCACTGGGAATCGCTCCCGCAACGTAGAACGCGGCGACGAGTACGTCTCTCGGGGTTCCGTTATTGTCGTTATCACGAACCCAGAGGATCTCCCCCTCGGTTGCTTGCGCCGCCTGATGGTGAATCGAGCCTGGGCTGCCTGCGCAGCTGTAGACTTGATCGATGGTTCCATCGTTGATGAAACCTTTATTATCGATCTGAAAGTAAGCGTAGGTTCGAGCCGCAACGGCTTGTGCCTTGAGTGCCTCGAAGCTGGCCAGACCGTTTTCGCATTGGATGACACTAGGGACGTAGTCGCTCTCCGTGGGGACGTTCCCTGAGCCGGTCACGTTGATTGTGGGCAGTGCATTGAACTCCCCTTGGCCATGGACCCTGCCAACATCGCCAAGCGCGAGCAGAAGTAAGGCAACTGGAATGAGGAAAACTCGCATGGGCGTATTCTCGGATAACGGATCTCTGCGAGCAGCGGGGCTCGCCTGAGTGGTTGCAGATATGAAAAGGCCGTATCACGCGCTGCCCCGGGCGTGATACGGCTGAAGAAAATGAACTCGTTGAAAGGAAACTTAAGAACGTCGTCTTAAAGCTAACCCGATCGTGGCGATCAACATCCCAAGAACTGCCGAGGTTGGTTCCGGCACGGCTCCGACGCTGGCAAGAGAGTTCGGGTTGGTGCCGTACTGGGTTTGGAAAATACCTACGTCGTCGCTATTGATCGCCCCATCGCTGTTGGCATCGCCATCGACAAAGAGCGGGTCTAACGTGCCAAAGTTTTGCTGTAGGGTGAGAAAGTCATCACCATCAACCAAGTTGCTACCATCAAAGTCAGCGTTGTCAGTCCCGCCGACAACGAGGTCAATCAGGTCGAGGCTAATGTTGTCGACGACAGACTCATTGTTGCCCGTCACTCCCGAGGGACCGCCTATCCGCAAGCTATTGAATGGGTCGTAATCGAATGCGTCGGCGGCATTGCCATCTTGCGGCGAAATGGTCCAAGTCACCGATGAGTCAACGCCCGGCGTACCCACACCTTCGGTAGCCTCGCTATTCTTTAGGCCATCCCGGTATAAGTCGAGTTCCAAGGTTACAGTCGTTTCGGTAATTGTTGCCGAATAACGATGCCAACCAACGCCGATGTCGACAGGTGTTACTAATCCGTCTGGATTGGGCTCTGCAGAAGAATCGACGGTATCTAAGACCGGGTCGAGTGGGAAAAACTGCCAATTAGGCGATTGGATTAGAGGAGCACCGATAGTCGTTCCATCAAATAGAATAACGCGATAAGCGAAACCGGTTACGTCAGTAATTTCCGTACCATCGGTGGGGTCTGTCGTCGCTGCATTCCAATGGCCCAATTCAATAATGTTACTTGTTGTCGGCGTAAACAAGTTTCGGTCGTAGATGCTACGCAAACCAATCGACGCTCGCTTATTGCCGGCGGTATCGTCAAACATATCCCCCGAGAGGCGTACTGCTTGGGTGCTGCTGGGAACTACTTCGAACGAAGGCGTTAGGAAGTCATCGTCAGGGTCGTACTCGTTGATGTTATCCAGAATATTTACCGCTTTGCCATCAATGCCTGGTGGATTGTCATTGGGAGGGTCAATGGCGAGACCCGGATCTGGAATCAACAAGCCCTGAGTAGCGATCGTATTTTTTCCCGATCCGTCCTTCGGACGCCACACTGCTTCAAACGCACTTTGATTGGCGTAGCCATTGAAGTTTTCCGTAAGGATATTCGTATCAGCCATAGCCATCGGAACTGATCCCATCACGACTAATGCGGATAGGCATAGCAGGGCAGCATTTCTTAATTTCATGATCCTTGTTCCCCTCTGATTACATTACGGATAGCGCTCGTAGAAAAGGAAAGCCGTACCATCAGGACTTTCTTTGTGCAGTACTGCACAATTGCACGCCATGCGGCATCTACTTCTATCTCTATCCTACACAGTCCCAAGAGAATCGCGCGAAAATTGTGCGCAGTTTTTTATCGGGAAAGCGCATCCAAGCGACGCTTGTTTCGTTCTCAGCCAGCAAAAGTCTGCTTGCGGTAAGCCAATGGCGTCTTCCCTTCACGCTTTCGGAAGGCAACCCCAAAACGCGTAGCGTTGGCAAAGCCGCAGGCGGTGGCGATCTCGCTAATTGACATAGTCGTTTGCGACAGCAATTCGCGGCCTTTTTCGAGACGAACGCGGCGAATTTCCTCGGCGGGAGATCGGCCTAGATAGTTGCGAAATTGAATCTCAAGGCAGCGGCGTGATACAGGGATTTCGCGCAGGATGTCTTTCACGACGATGTCCTGAAAGGCATGAGCCCGGATGAAACGCAGGGCACGGACAACCGTCTCGTCGTCGATGGCGAGGATGTCCGTCGATTGGCGGCTGGTGACGCCCTTGGGAGGAATCAGCCGAGGCTCCTCAGAAACTTGCTCTCCCTGGCTCAGCCGATCTAAGAGGGCCATCGCTTCGTACCCGATGCGCTGTCCGGCAATGGCAATGCTGGAAAGCGGCGGGGTGGAAACGTCGCACATCAATTCATCGTTGTGGCCGGCTAGGATGGCGATCTCGTCGGGGACGCGTATTTCGCGAAGGTGGCAGATCTCAGCTAACTGCCGTCCCCGGTGGGCATCAACGGTGAGAATTCCAATCGGAAACTCAAGCGAGTCTAACCAGCTACTGACGCGTCGTTGCTGCTCGTCCCAACCAATTTTGCGACCCACTCGATAGCCAGGCTTGTACTCGTCGCAGGGAAAGCCTGCTTCACGGACGGCAGACATGAACTCTCGGCCCCGCTTCGTCGAGTACTCATGGCTTGGGGGAGCGAAGAAAGCGAAACGCTCGAACCCGCGGTCTCGCAAATGTTCCAGTGCGAGTTGGGCACGAATGGCGTCGTCCGTAACGACGTCATGAATCCCTTCTTGACCTTCGTAAAGCGTGTCGATGTTGATCGTCGGAAGTCCACGACGGCGAATGTGTTCAAGCTGCAACCGATTGCTGATTCGTGCAATGATGCCGTCGCCACACCACTTGTCTGGTAAACTCGAACGTAGCTCGTGATCACGCGGATCGATGAGAAGGTGCCAATGGCCGTAGGTTTGTGCGTAGTCGGCTATCCCTCGAATGACGCTAGCTTCCCAACTCCCCTCGGTTTCAATTAGAACCGCGACTTGTCGGACTTGGCGTTTTGGAGAATCAGTTTCGGGCATAGCTGGCGAAGGGAGAGAGAAGCCGAAGTTCATCAAACTATGACCAGTATAAACAAGCCTTGCGCGAATTCGAGAGGAATAATCCGTATTCGTTAAACGAACTTATCTCTTATTTGCGCATGATAATAGCGTTTTTTCTTGTTATTTAGGGCATGGATGCACCGGTTGAGACTCTTCAAGGTCGTCGCTATCCTGAGTCGAGGTCATCAAGCAACGATTCACTTTTGGCCCCATTCTCCCGTTCTCCAGCATTGGCAGTTTCTATGAGCACACGATTGAAGCAGAAAGTTGCCGTCGGGCTCATGAGCGGGACCTCAGGAGATGGCGTCGATGCCGCGCTGCTTAGCACGGATGGTGATAGCAAGATTGCATTCTATGGTGGGCTAACACACTCGTTCGACGAAGATCTACGAAGCCGACTGCTCGAAGCCTCGCAGCACGATGTGCCGACTTCGGAATTGCTGCGATTGGAGAAAGACATCAGTCTGCATCACTGCGAAGCAGTGCGCATGCTCCTCGATCAGCACAAGAAGGAAGCAAAAAAAGTAGAAGTGATCGGCTTTCACGGGCACACGATTCGCCATATGCCTAGTGAAGGGATCACAATGCAGATCGGTAACCCTTGGCTCCTAGCCCGGGATTTTGGTCTGCCCGTCATCAACGATTTTCGCCGTTGCGACATGGCTGCCAACGGGCATGGCGCACCCTTGGTAGCGCTCTTCCATCGCGCATTGTTTCTCAACGAGCCACATCCATTGGTCGTGTTGAATCTTGGTGGGGTTGCAAACGTCACCTGGTTGGGAGCCAACGACGAAATCATCGCCGGAGATACTGGTCCCGGATGTGGGCTTCTCGATGAGTGGGCACAAGCGATGGCCGATCTGCCTCACGACCGCGATGGTCAGCTTTCTTCTACGGGAACGCCTCACCAAGAAACCGTTGAGAAGTCACTAGAAGCAGAGTTTTTTCAAAGACCACTGCCGAAAGCAGCTGATCGATATGACTTCGACCATGTTGACGTTTCGCGACTCAGCGTAAACGACGGAGCCGCTACCCTTTGTGCGGTTACGGCGGAGGCGGTGTATCGAGCAGTCAAGGAACTCCCGTGTATGCCGGAAAAGGTTTGGGCGACCGGAGGAGGAACTCATCATCCAATTTTGATGAAGATGTTGGCCGATCGGTTCGGCAGCATCAGCAATGTTGATGAGATGGGGCTCAACCCAGACACGCTTGAAGCGGAGTGCTTCGCGTGGTTGGCTGTCCGTCATCAGCAGGGTTTGCCTTTGACAATTCCCGAGGTCACCGGTTGCGACAAGCCTGTTGTTGGTGGCGTCGAAGCGAATTTCCGATAAGAACGCTTAATCGGAGCTTTCAAGGTTCTTACGGGCTAGCTCCAAACAACCAACGACCGGATCAGTCACGATCTTCAGCGGGTTCGGTTCAACCGCTGAATCGTCAAGCTTCCTCAGCATCGATTTACGGATCGGCTCACTCCCGCAAAGCACTCCGCCGGCTAGTGCGAGAGGAAAGCTACTGCCTAGGGATAGTTTCTCCGCTGTCGTCTCGGCGAGCTTCGCAAGGGACGTTGCGGCTTGATCAACAATCCCAAGGGCCACCTCATCGTTGCTTTCCGCTGCCACGCTGACTTCACGCGCAAGGCTGGCAATGGCATAGCGGGTTTGGTTTTCCGATGAGAGCGCTTCGAGCAGTTTTCTTGGATCGCTTGCGCCAACTTGTTTAAGAATTGCGTCGGTCAGAATCGTTTCACCCCCGCGACCATCATGGGCTTGAGCTACTGCGCGTAGGGCCTCTTGTCCTATCGAAAACGCGCTCCCTTCGTCCCCAAACCAGTACCCCCAGCCCCCGGTAATGATCGTGCTGTCCTCAGTACTTCTGCCAATCGCAACCGAACCGGTCCCGGAGATGAGAGCAACCCCAGAGCCTGCGGGCGTGCCGGCGGAGAGGACTGCTTGTGCATCGTGAATGATTTCAAGCTTTTGGGCGATTTCTTGCCGCTCTACCCAGAGCGAGATCTGCTGCTGAACGCTTTCTAGTCCTGCTCCAGAGAGGGCAAACACTGCGAAATCGACGCTTCGCGGAGAGAAGGGCGAATCTTTCCACGCCTGGAGAATCGCCGCTTGCAGATTCGCGGTTGCCTCGGAGAGGCCAACGGCCATGACATTAGAAGTGCCGGCTCGACCACGTCCTATGATGGACATGTCTTCTCCGGGCCTAATCAGCGCCAGCCAAGCGACGGTCTTGGTGCCTCCGCCATCAACGCCTAGGACGATCAGCGACTGAGTCTCGTCAAGCTCGCTGCGAGTCGGTTCCTGAGACACAGT encodes:
- a CDS encoding substrate-binding domain-containing protein, with the translated sequence MPETDSPKRQVRQVAVLIETEGSWEASVIRGIADYAQTYGHWHLLIDPRDHELRSSLPDKWCGDGIIARISNRLQLEHIRRRGLPTINIDTLYEGQEGIHDVVTDDAIRAQLALEHLRDRGFERFAFFAPPSHEYSTKRGREFMSAVREAGFPCDEYKPGYRVGRKIGWDEQQRRVSSWLDSLEFPIGILTVDAHRGRQLAEICHLREIRVPDEIAILAGHNDELMCDVSTPPLSSIAIAGQRIGYEAMALLDRLSQGEQVSEEPRLIPPKGVTSRQSTDILAIDDETVVRALRFIRAHAFQDIVVKDILREIPVSRRCLEIQFRNYLGRSPAEEIRRVRLEKGRELLSQTTMSISEIATACGFANATRFGVAFRKREGKTPLAYRKQTFAG
- a CDS encoding anhydro-N-acetylmuramic acid kinase, giving the protein MSTRLKQKVAVGLMSGTSGDGVDAALLSTDGDSKIAFYGGLTHSFDEDLRSRLLEASQHDVPTSELLRLEKDISLHHCEAVRMLLDQHKKEAKKVEVIGFHGHTIRHMPSEGITMQIGNPWLLARDFGLPVINDFRRCDMAANGHGAPLVALFHRALFLNEPHPLVVLNLGGVANVTWLGANDEIIAGDTGPGCGLLDEWAQAMADLPHDRDGQLSSTGTPHQETVEKSLEAEFFQRPLPKAADRYDFDHVDVSRLSVNDGAATLCAVTAEAVYRAVKELPCMPEKVWATGGGTHHPILMKMLADRFGSISNVDEMGLNPDTLEAECFAWLAVRHQQGLPLTIPEVTGCDKPVVGGVEANFR
- a CDS encoding BadF/BadG/BcrA/BcrD ATPase family protein translates to MSQEPTRSELDETQSLIVLGVDGGGTKTVAWLALIRPGEDMSIIGRGRAGTSNVMAVGLSEATANLQAAILQAWKDSPFSPRSVDFAVFALSGAGLESVQQQISLWVERQEIAQKLEIIHDAQAVLSAGTPAGSGVALISGTGSVAIGRSTEDSTIITGGWGYWFGDEGSAFSIGQEALRAVAQAHDGRGGETILTDAILKQVGASDPRKLLEALSSENQTRYAIASLAREVSVAAESNDEVALGIVDQAATSLAKLAETTAEKLSLGSSFPLALAGGVLCGSEPIRKSMLRKLDDSAVEPNPLKIVTDPVVGCLELARKNLESSD